A single Perca flavescens isolate YP-PL-M2 chromosome 2, PFLA_1.0, whole genome shotgun sequence DNA region contains:
- the LOC114563131 gene encoding nuclear factor 7, ovary, with protein sequence MAMALPVAFLSEDQFTCSICLDVFNNPVSTPCGHSFCQACISSYWDGGGKGTFVYECPLCKESFGKRPELQINRTLKEITEQFKQMANTGVPIDERGGGRVDVTNSKKNHHRLALSPPQRLGEMPETIFAEMMTRFQRLSTSGIPETTLPYLNDPHPQSPSPVNAQTSVHAQSNEHHEPPPPYSRPRRESIFEDLLNPTNMSSVEEVEWGEASSISMAEVSEVVKKLFSSKVPGVDEITPEMLKALDIVRMYTLSGPGDSSPNLPLCPVHLRGLEFFCRTDNTCVCCICMETAEHRGHSVIPAQREWHIKKSQLGLAEVELKDLICERERKVEEIQNSLREIKAASERETDGAVCVFSKLISSLEQCQAEILEVVEMSRRAAEHQAQGLLRELEEEIAELKNRSTELSQLALTEDYVFFLKLFPTLSATPSAKDWSSVSVVSELTSGVILRTVTQMMERFQEEMQKLPEVCQRSSLGQSVPRPNPKPRRVQEYAANITLDANTAHPRLVISADGKQVHCGDRHQLVPDNPERFDRVVCVLARQGFSSGQHYWEVEVGEKTDWDLGVASRSTNRKGKITVSPAHGYWFLSLRDRSDYAFRTEPSTALTVSHRPSRIGIYVDCDKGLLSFYDVEARLLIYTFTDIFSDTIHAFFSPCTNKSGRNKAPLTIVPVAKTE encoded by the exons ATGGCTATGGCGCTGCCTGTAGCCTTTCTGTCTGAAGACCAGTTCACCTGCTCGATCTGTCTGGACGTGTTCAACAACCCAGTGTCAACACCATGTGGCCACAGCTTCTGCCAGGCCTGCATCTCCTCCTACTGGGATGGAGGAGGAAAGGGCACCTTTGTTTATGAGTGTCCCCTCTGCAAGGAGTCCTTCGGAAAGCGACCAGAGCTCCAAATCAACCGAACCctgaaggaaattactgaacAGTTCAAGCAGATGGCCAACACTGGAGTACCAATAGATGAAAGAGGTGGAGGACGAGTGGATGTtacaaactcaaaaaaaaatcatcatcgCCTGGCCCTGTCTCCACCACAGAGGCTGGGGGAGATGCCGGAGACCATCTTTGCTGAGATGATGACTCGTTTTCAGCGGCTGTCAACTTCCGGGATACCTGAGACCACCCTGCCCTATCTCAATGACCCCCACCCCCAAAGCCCCAGTCCAGTCAATGCTCAGACGTCCGTCCATGCTCAGAGCAATGAGCACCATGAACCGCCTCCACCCTACTCACGTCCCCGCAG AGAGAGCATCTTTGAGGACCTCCTTAACCCGACCAACATGTCCTCTGTGGAGGAGGTAGAGTGGGGAGAAGCCTCATCTATATCCATGGCAGAAGTCTCTGAGGTAGTTAAGAAGCTGTTCAGCAGCAAGGTGCCAGGTGTGGATGAGATTACCCCTGAGATGTTGAAGGCTCTGGACATTGTTAGGAT GTACACTCTGAGCGGGCCCGGTGACTCTTCACCCAATCTGCCTCTGTGTCCTGTCCACCTGAGAGGTCTCGAGTTCTTCTGTCGTACTGACAACACCTGTGTCTGCTGCATCTGTATGGAGACAGCAGAGCACCGAGGACACAGCGTCATCCCTGCTCAGAGAGAGTGGCACATCAAGAAG TCCCAGTTAGGTCTTGCAGAGGTGGAGCTGAAGGATCTCATCTGTGAGCGAGAGAGGAAAGTAGAAGAAATACAAAACTCCTTACGAGAGATAAAG GCTGcttctgagagagagacagacggagctgtctgtgtgttttccaAGCTGATCTCCAGTTTGGAGCAATGCCAAGCTGAGATCTTGGAG GTGGTAGAAATGAGTCGGCGAGCGGCTGAGCACCAAGCTCAGGGCCTGTTGagagagctggaggaggagataGCTGAGCTAAAAAATAGAAGTACAGAACTGAGCCAGCTGGCTCTGACTGAAGACTACGTATTCTTTCTCAAG TTGTTCCCTACCCTGTCCGCCACTCCATCAGCTAAGGACTGGTCCAGTGTCTCTGTGGTGTCGGAGCTGACCTCAGGGGTGATTCTCAGGACTGTCACCCAAATGATGGAGCGCTTTCAGGAGGAGATGCAGAAACTGCCAGAAGTCT GCCAGCGATCCTCATTGGGCCAGTCTGTACCCAGGCCCAACCCAA aGCCAAGAAGGGTTCAAGAATATGCAG CCAACATCACTTTAGATGCCAACACAGCACACCCACGTCTCGTCATCTCAGCAGATGGGAAGCAGGTGCACTGTGGTGACCGCCATCAGTTGGTACCCGACAACCCTGAGCGCTTTGACCGGGTGGTGTGTGTGCTAGCCCGTCAGGGCTTCAGCTCAGGACAGCATTACTGGGAG GTGGAGGTAGGTGAAAAGACTGACTGGGACCTGGGAGTGGCAAGCCGTTCCACCAATCGGAAGGGCAAAATCACTGTAAGCCCCGCCCATGGCTACTGGTTCCTCAGCTTGCGAGATCGGAGCGACTACGCCTTCCGAACAGAACCTTCAACCGCCCTGACAGTCAGCCATAGACCCTCCCGGATTGGAATCTATGTGGACTGTGATAAAGGACTGCTGTCCTTCTACGACGTGGAGGCCAGACTGCtcatttatacattcacagataTTTTTTCTGACACTATCCATGCATTTTTCAGCCCCTGTACTAATAAATCAGGACGGAATAAGGCTCCACTAACCATTGTCCCTGTTGCAAAGACGGAATGA